In Sphingobacteriaceae bacterium, the following are encoded in one genomic region:
- a CDS encoding cupin domain-containing protein, producing MEKVNIGEKLNLFHEHWSPHIVGELNGQHIKLAKLKGEFVWHKHDLEDEMFLVLKGTLTMHLRDKIIVIKEKEFIIIPKGTEHKPEAIEEVEVLLFEPISTLNTGDVKNNLTKSDLKKI from the coding sequence ATGGAAAAAGTAAACATAGGTGAAAAATTGAATTTATTTCATGAGCATTGGTCGCCTCATATTGTAGGCGAATTGAATGGGCAACACATCAAATTAGCCAAGTTAAAAGGTGAATTTGTATGGCACAAACATGATTTGGAAGACGAAATGTTTTTAGTATTGAAAGGTACATTAACCATGCATTTAAGAGATAAAATAATTGTAATTAAAGAAAAAGAATTTATAATAATTCCCAAAGGTACTGAACACAAACCGGAAGCTATTGAAGAAGTTGAAGTATTGTTGTTTGAACCTATATCTACCTTAAACACAGGCGATGTAAAAAACAATCTGACCAAATCAGATTTAAAGAAAATTTAA
- a CDS encoding GAF domain-containing protein has protein sequence MSLTLKSPSNFKTIDSLNEKARILIKKDPVKAIELAEKALVKASKENYLMGIALAKKNIGFSMVWISKNEEAIEYCLQANEIFKKLKDKKNGSSVYVALGTNFYLLSDYDVALKCYKTAYDLALKINEIPVMADALNGIGTVYYTTEQNEKALKSLLEAEKLAKKNKLNIALAKIQEGIGETYLNLKKYKNAESYFKTCIKTCKGLDEQLNVTSYALEGLGNTYLKSKQYEKALSQFNTSLKVRKSIGFKVGIANTLNSIGNLYLIKKDSNKAVEFITEAYQIAKEVGAKETLYKTTQKLAEIYEKQKQNDKALYFFKLYHKYKEEVRNFKSIQQAKSFELQNRVLQNSAERAILEEKAKELENFNENLIHMSELGQRIISTLSVEKIVNTAYKSINKLMDAEGFGIGIYNEKEEAVIYPLYIEGKQKYTNTKYKISETNRLTAICFNEAREIVINDHDKEIIKYIKQAYTPKIGKRVESILYLPLLFKDKKLGVVTVQSFKTNAYNPFHLNILKNLATYIAIALENARLYEKQESIVNERTIELKRSKEEIEYSYKVNKKINEIGRHITSNLNLKSIFKELYDSINEVMSVDCFGVRIYNKENNTVEYKYEIESGVLDDVVHTIPLTDDDNYTVWCIKNKKDIFLNDNRKEYKKYVTKIRVVTGDMPNSLLFTPMVLGKKIIGVITVQSFKFNAYTPSHLEILKTLSTYTATALENAWLYENMETEVKERTSEVVKQKEEIEKASNNTKLISEIGREITSTFSIQEIISKVYSSVNQLMDAAMFGIGIYDPENEEIVFKGVMEKGEILEDYSHKMSDKNRPAVLCYTTQQDLVIHNFTEEFINSQRVGSRKSLPGQSTESIIYMPLSHGGKNIGVITVQSFEVNAYSDYHIQLLKSLAIYTTIAIDNASLYAQMEERVSERTAEISTAYENTRLLGQIAEDISASLSVETIISKLYENVNKLMDATMFGIGVYNESNGNLEFKGFVENDEIMPYFSYKSDDPNRLAAYCFTNETDILINDYLLDYKKYIKGIAAPVSGKDSAAIVYIPLYSKDRKIGVFTVQSFEKNVYTDYHFNILKNLAVSIGIALDNANLYENLEEKVKERTLEVIKQKEQIEKTFEDQRTLTKIGNDITSTLSVEDIIDKVYAKITSLMSADCFGVGLLNKETNKIVYPLFIEGKDKFSSMVYQITDRDKLTYLCYNENRDVVINDFDAEIDQFIKRGDMVIQGAFDTKSIIFLPMTLKEKVIGIITVQSTQANAYSDYHVQILKNLAVYVAIAIDNAFLYQNMEDMVQERTREVIKQKELIEKNFNDVKLSAEIAKVIASSLSVETIVSRVYENLQSIVRAESFGIGMYNPETNTIGFSGFIEKGEKLPFVQVSMDNKERYAVMCFEEEKEIVINDHMVEYVKYTKNFNKSIVGETPDSLVYLPLFTKEKKIGVLTAQCFTKNAYQDYHVNILRNMALSIAIALDNANLYENLEHKVQERTVEVQKQKAIIEEKNKDITDSIRYAKKIQQAVAPNTEEFNKNFKEAFILYKPKDIVSGDFYWFDHFSNNTTVFSAADCTGHGVPGAFMSLICGDIMYKVINDQQVDNPAQALSAIDQKLVQLIKKSSEASANDGMDLALCTYHKNENKLYYSGAQRPLLLIRNNELIEFKPSKFSIGGHSTEGKKFELHEIDVLPGDCFYLLTDGYVDQFGGDNGKKFKFKNFKELVLSISKLPMQEQRNILNETFEAWKGSLEQIDDVCVMGIRV, from the coding sequence TTTTTCTATGGTTTGGATTTCAAAAAACGAAGAAGCAATTGAGTATTGTTTACAAGCCAATGAAATTTTTAAGAAATTAAAGGATAAGAAAAACGGATCATCGGTATACGTTGCATTGGGTACCAATTTTTATCTTTTATCGGATTATGATGTTGCGCTTAAATGCTATAAAACCGCGTATGATTTGGCGCTAAAAATAAATGAAATTCCGGTTATGGCTGATGCATTAAATGGTATTGGCACAGTGTACTACACTACTGAACAGAATGAAAAAGCGCTCAAGTCTTTATTGGAAGCCGAGAAATTAGCAAAGAAAAATAAATTAAATATTGCATTAGCAAAAATTCAGGAGGGTATCGGAGAAACTTACTTGAATTTAAAAAAATATAAGAATGCTGAATCGTATTTTAAAACATGCATTAAAACGTGTAAAGGATTAGATGAACAATTAAATGTTACTTCTTATGCATTAGAGGGTCTTGGTAATACCTACTTAAAATCTAAACAGTACGAAAAAGCCTTATCCCAATTTAATACAAGTTTAAAGGTTAGAAAAAGTATTGGATTTAAAGTAGGCATAGCCAACACCCTAAATAGTATTGGTAATTTATATTTGATAAAGAAGGATTCTAATAAAGCAGTTGAATTTATTACTGAAGCGTATCAAATAGCCAAAGAAGTTGGTGCTAAAGAAACTTTATATAAAACAACTCAAAAGCTTGCCGAAATTTACGAAAAGCAAAAACAAAATGATAAAGCGCTTTACTTTTTTAAATTATATCATAAGTATAAGGAAGAAGTAAGAAATTTTAAAAGTATTCAGCAGGCAAAAAGTTTTGAATTACAAAATCGGGTTTTGCAAAATAGTGCCGAGCGAGCAATACTGGAAGAAAAAGCCAAAGAGTTAGAAAATTTTAACGAGAATCTTATTCACATGAGTGAGTTGGGTCAGCGTATCATTTCTACACTTTCGGTTGAAAAAATTGTAAATACAGCGTATAAGTCGATTAACAAATTGATGGATGCTGAAGGGTTTGGAATTGGTATTTACAATGAAAAGGAGGAAGCTGTAATCTATCCGCTTTATATTGAAGGAAAACAAAAATATACGAATACTAAATATAAAATATCAGAAACTAATCGATTAACGGCAATTTGTTTTAATGAGGCGCGGGAAATTGTAATAAATGATCACGATAAAGAAATTATAAAGTATATCAAACAAGCCTATACACCTAAGATTGGAAAAAGGGTAGAATCCATTTTATATTTGCCCCTTTTATTTAAAGATAAAAAATTAGGTGTGGTTACTGTACAAAGTTTCAAAACCAATGCATACAATCCGTTTCATTTAAATATTTTGAAAAACCTGGCTACTTACATTGCTATAGCCTTGGAAAATGCAAGATTATATGAAAAGCAGGAAAGTATTGTAAACGAAAGAACGATTGAATTAAAGAGAAGTAAAGAAGAAATTGAGTATTCTTATAAGGTAAATAAAAAAATAAATGAAATAGGAAGGCACATTACTTCTAACTTGAATCTTAAAAGTATTTTTAAAGAACTATATGACAGCATTAATGAGGTAATGTCTGTGGATTGTTTTGGTGTGCGTATTTACAATAAAGAAAATAATACAGTAGAGTATAAGTATGAAATTGAAAGTGGTGTGTTGGATGATGTGGTGCATACTATTCCTTTAACGGATGATGATAATTATACGGTTTGGTGTATCAAAAATAAAAAAGACATTTTTTTAAATGACAACCGCAAAGAATATAAAAAGTATGTAACTAAAATACGCGTGGTAACCGGCGACATGCCAAACTCGCTTTTATTTACGCCAATGGTTCTCGGTAAAAAAATAATAGGGGTAATTACAGTACAAAGTTTCAAGTTTAACGCATATACGCCTTCCCACCTCGAGATTTTAAAAACCTTGAGTACCTATACCGCCACAGCTTTGGAAAATGCCTGGTTGTATGAAAATATGGAAACAGAAGTTAAAGAAAGAACTTCTGAAGTTGTTAAGCAAAAAGAAGAAATTGAAAAAGCCAGCAACAATACCAAACTGATTAGTGAAATTGGACGTGAAATTACAAGTACATTTTCTATACAGGAAATTATTAGTAAAGTTTATTCCAGTGTGAATCAATTGATGGATGCTGCCATGTTCGGGATAGGAATTTACGATCCGGAAAATGAGGAAATTGTTTTTAAGGGAGTAATGGAAAAGGGCGAAATTCTGGAAGACTATTCACATAAAATGTCTGATAAAAATCGTCCTGCCGTTTTATGTTATACAACACAACAAGATTTGGTTATTCATAATTTCACGGAAGAATTTATCAATAGTCAAAGGGTGGGTTCCAGAAAATCTCTACCCGGACAAAGTACCGAATCTATCATTTATATGCCGCTTTCACACGGTGGTAAAAATATTGGTGTAATTACTGTGCAAAGCTTCGAAGTAAATGCATACAGTGATTACCATATTCAGCTTTTAAAGAGTTTAGCTATTTATACAACTATTGCCATTGATAATGCTTCTCTATATGCACAAATGGAAGAAAGGGTATCAGAGCGTACAGCCGAAATTTCCACAGCATATGAAAACACCAGATTATTAGGTCAGATTGCCGAAGATATTAGTGCATCTCTTTCTGTAGAAACGATTATCAGTAAATTATATGAAAATGTAAATAAATTGATGGATGCCACCATGTTTGGAATTGGTGTGTATAATGAATCTAATGGAAATCTCGAATTTAAAGGTTTTGTAGAGAATGACGAGATAATGCCTTATTTTAGTTATAAATCGGATGATCCAAATCGTTTGGCCGCATATTGCTTTACCAACGAGACGGATATTTTAATTAATGACTATTTACTAGATTATAAAAAATACATAAAAGGAATAGCAGCCCCGGTTTCGGGTAAAGATTCTGCGGCTATTGTATATATTCCATTGTATTCTAAAGATCGGAAAATTGGTGTATTCACCGTTCAGAGTTTTGAAAAAAATGTGTACACCGATTATCATTTTAATATACTTAAAAATTTGGCCGTTTCAATTGGTATTGCATTAGACAATGCAAACCTTTATGAAAATTTGGAAGAGAAAGTAAAAGAAAGAACCTTAGAAGTAATTAAACAAAAAGAACAAATTGAAAAAACATTTGAGGATCAACGTACTTTAACTAAAATAGGAAATGACATCACATCAACCTTATCTGTAGAGGATATTATTGATAAAGTATATGCTAAAATTACCAGTTTAATGAGTGCTGATTGCTTTGGTGTTGGATTATTAAATAAAGAAACGAATAAAATTGTTTATCCGCTTTTCATTGAAGGAAAGGATAAATTCTCCAGTATGGTATATCAAATTACCGACCGGGATAAATTAACTTATTTATGTTACAATGAAAATCGGGATGTAGTTATCAATGATTTTGATGCTGAAATAGATCAATTTATCAAAAGGGGAGATATGGTTATTCAGGGCGCCTTTGATACTAAATCTATCATTTTTCTTCCCATGACTTTAAAAGAAAAAGTGATTGGTATTATAACGGTGCAAAGCACGCAAGCAAATGCTTATAGTGATTATCACGTTCAGATTTTGAAGAACCTTGCAGTGTATGTGGCCATCGCTATCGATAATGCATTTCTATACCAAAATATGGAAGATATGGTTCAGGAAAGAACCAGAGAAGTGATTAAACAAAAAGAATTAATTGAGAAAAATTTTAATGATGTTAAACTTTCAGCCGAAATAGCCAAAGTAATTGCCTCTTCTTTATCGGTTGAAACGATTGTTTCTCGAGTATATGAAAATCTCCAAAGCATTGTTCGGGCTGAATCTTTTGGTATTGGGATGTACAATCCGGAAACGAATACCATCGGATTTTCAGGGTTTATTGAAAAAGGTGAAAAGCTTCCCTTTGTCCAAGTAAGCATGGATAATAAAGAGCGATATGCCGTAATGTGCTTTGAAGAAGAAAAAGAAATAGTGATTAATGATCATATGGTAGAATATGTGAAGTACACAAAAAACTTCAACAAATCTATTGTAGGTGAAACGCCTGACTCTTTAGTTTACCTGCCTCTTTTTACAAAAGAGAAAAAAATTGGAGTATTAACAGCACAATGTTTTACAAAAAATGCTTATCAGGATTATCATGTAAACATTTTAAGGAATATGGCACTTTCCATTGCAATTGCTTTGGATAACGCCAATCTTTATGAAAATCTTGAGCATAAAGTGCAGGAAAGAACGGTCGAAGTTCAAAAACAAAAAGCTATCATTGAAGAAAAAAACAAGGATATTACCGATAGTATTCGGTATGCTAAAAAAATTCAACAGGCTGTAGCTCCAAATACCGAAGAGTTTAATAAGAATTTTAAAGAAGCTTTTATTTTATACAAGCCAAAAGATATTGTATCCGGTGATTTTTATTGGTTTGATCACTTTAGCAATAATACTACAGTTTTTTCTGCGGCTGATTGTACAGGTCATGGCGTGCCGGGCGCATTTATGTCGCTAATTTGCGGCGATATCATGTATAAAGTAATTAACGATCAACAGGTGGATAATCCGGCACAAGCTTTGTCAGCCATTGATCAGAAATTGGTTCAATTGATAAAGAAAAGTTCAGAAGCATCGGCCAATGATGGTATGGACTTAGCTTTGTGTACCTATCATAAAAACGAAAATAAATTGTACTATTCGGGAGCTCAACGCCCGTTACTTTTGATCCGTAATAATGAATTAATCGAATTTAAACCGAGTAAATTTTCTATTGGAGGGCATTCAACGGAAGGTAAAAAATTTGAATTGCATGAAATTGATGTTTTGCCGGGAGATTGTTTTTATTTACTTACGGATGGTTATGTAGATCAGTTTGGAGGAGATAACGGTAAGAAGTTTAAATTCAAAAATTTTAAAGAGTTGGTTTTAAGTATTTCAAAATTACCTATGCAAGAGCAAAGAAATATTCTCAATGAAACTTTTGAAGCCTGGAAGGGTAGCCTGGAGCAAATTGATGACGTATGCGTAATGGGAATTCGGGTTTAA